One part of the Pannonibacter sp. XCT-53 genome encodes these proteins:
- a CDS encoding DUF6468 domain-containing protein — translation MSSLPIGMIIESLVAVLLVVTIGYCWILNRRLQRLRADEETLRATISELITATEIAERAILGLKATANEADKTLGSRLGQAEQMSKMLAEQLGEGELVLARISQIAEAARSAQSAQTAEANRRAAEDQAEAARRAAGQSQAQAQIQARAQAYAQAAAAQGGYPSARPAAAAPAPASTPAFTAPQSAARPAATAPAYQPAAAGTYRPAAQAPVPPAAPAVKPTAPMTAQPGVSTRDIRAAAAEATARLERFRKKSEEAAA, via the coding sequence ATGAGCTCCCTGCCCATCGGAATGATCATCGAGAGCCTGGTGGCGGTGCTTCTGGTCGTCACCATCGGATATTGCTGGATCCTCAACCGCCGGCTGCAGCGGCTGAGGGCCGACGAGGAAACGCTGCGCGCCACGATCTCCGAGCTGATCACGGCAACGGAAATCGCCGAGCGCGCCATTCTCGGCCTGAAGGCGACTGCCAACGAGGCCGACAAGACCCTGGGCAGCCGCCTTGGACAGGCCGAGCAGATGTCCAAGATGCTGGCCGAACAGCTTGGCGAGGGCGAGCTTGTCCTGGCGCGCATCTCGCAGATCGCCGAGGCCGCCCGCAGCGCCCAGTCGGCGCAGACCGCAGAGGCCAATCGCCGCGCCGCAGAAGACCAGGCCGAGGCCGCGCGTCGGGCCGCTGGCCAGAGCCAGGCTCAGGCCCAGATCCAGGCGCGGGCCCAGGCCTACGCCCAGGCAGCCGCGGCACAGGGCGGCTATCCGTCTGCCCGCCCGGCGGCCGCGGCCCCGGCGCCCGCATCAACCCCGGCCTTCACCGCGCCGCAGTCGGCTGCCCGTCCGGCCGCGACGGCCCCGGCCTATCAGCCGGCTGCCGCAGGCACCTACCGTCCGGCTGCCCAGGCCCCGGTGCCGCCCGCTGCCCCGGCCGTGAAGCCCACCGCTCCGATGACCGCCCAGCCCGGTGTGTCGACCCGCGACATCCGCGCGGCGGCTGCCGAGGCGACGGCGCGTCTTGAGCGCTTCCGCAAGAAGTCGGAGGAGGCCGCAGCTTGA
- a CDS encoding flagellar basal body-associated FliL family protein — translation MAAEAEAEGEDGAEGKKGLGKKKLMIIGGGAVAALLLIGGGAYFFLFAGGEEPEVDPNAPPVEEQVPVVFFELPEMTVNLSTTGRATYLRVRIALEVQDQATVDRITPLLPRILDAFQIYLRELRPADLEGSAGLFRLKEELLRRINLSVYPSKVNAVLFKEILIQ, via the coding sequence ATGGCGGCGGAAGCTGAAGCCGAAGGCGAAGACGGCGCAGAAGGCAAGAAGGGTCTAGGCAAGAAGAAGCTGATGATCATCGGCGGCGGTGCCGTGGCGGCCCTGCTGCTGATCGGTGGCGGCGCATACTTCTTCCTGTTTGCCGGCGGCGAAGAGCCGGAAGTCGATCCGAACGCGCCGCCCGTCGAGGAGCAGGTGCCGGTCGTCTTCTTCGAGCTGCCGGAGATGACGGTGAACCTGTCGACCACGGGCCGGGCGACCTACCTGCGGGTGCGCATTGCGCTCGAGGTCCAGGACCAGGCCACGGTCGACCGGATCACGCCGCTGCTGCCCCGCATTCTCGATGCGTTCCAGATCTACCTGCGCGAGCTGCGTCCGGCGGATCTGGAAGGGTCCGCCGGCCTGTTCCGGCTCAAGGAAGAACTGCTGCGCCGCATCAACCTCTCGGTCTATCCGTCCAAGGTGAATGCGGTCCTCTTCAAGGAAATCCTGATCCAGTGA
- the fliM gene encoding flagellar motor switch protein FliM, whose amino-acid sequence MADDDDDLTDGDLADAWGAALAEQGVGDDDDDLAAAWGAALEEQGVGNADDMAAQWAAMIDDSEPELENATRGADRVLNQEEIDNLLGFNIEDTIAGDQSGIRALINSAMVSYERLPMLEIVFDRLVRLTTTSLRNFTSDNVEVSLDSISSVRFGDYLNSIPLPAILGVFKAEEWDGFGLVTVESSLIYSIIDVLLGGGRGTSGIRVEGRPYTTIEVNLVRRMLEIILADAQQAFAPLSPVHFNLERLETNPRFAAISRPANAAILVELRIDMEDRGGTIEIMMPYATLEPIRDLLLQMFMGEKFGRDPIWEGHLASEIYAAEVEVDAVLYETFLPLGRVLSFDVGQTLIFNVEPTDPITIKCGNVPLTEGTLGRVEDSIAIRVTRGLRRPKMTLAAFERAMQKEMEST is encoded by the coding sequence ATGGCTGACGACGACGACGATCTGACGGATGGCGACCTGGCCGATGCCTGGGGCGCAGCCCTGGCCGAGCAGGGGGTAGGGGACGACGACGACGACCTCGCCGCCGCCTGGGGGGCTGCGCTGGAAGAGCAGGGTGTTGGCAACGCCGACGACATGGCGGCCCAGTGGGCGGCGATGATCGACGACAGCGAGCCGGAACTCGAGAACGCCACGCGCGGTGCCGACCGTGTCCTGAACCAGGAGGAAATCGACAACCTCCTCGGCTTCAACATCGAGGACACGATCGCCGGCGACCAGAGCGGCATCCGGGCGCTGATCAACTCGGCAATGGTGTCCTACGAGCGCCTGCCGATGCTGGAAATCGTGTTCGACCGGCTCGTCCGGCTGACCACGACGTCCCTGCGCAACTTCACGTCCGACAACGTCGAAGTCTCGCTCGACTCGATTTCGTCCGTGCGTTTCGGTGACTACCTGAACTCGATCCCGCTGCCGGCGATCCTTGGCGTCTTCAAGGCCGAGGAATGGGACGGTTTCGGCCTGGTGACGGTTGAATCGAGCCTGATCTATTCAATCATCGACGTGCTGCTCGGCGGTGGCCGCGGCACCAGCGGCATCCGCGTCGAGGGTCGGCCCTACACCACGATCGAGGTGAACCTCGTCCGCCGGATGCTGGAAATCATCCTGGCCGACGCGCAGCAGGCCTTCGCGCCGCTGTCGCCGGTGCACTTCAATCTGGAGCGCCTCGAAACCAACCCGCGCTTCGCGGCGATTTCGCGCCCGGCCAACGCGGCCATCCTTGTCGAGCTGCGCATCGACATGGAAGACCGCGGCGGCACGATCGAAATCATGATGCCCTATGCCACGCTCGAGCCGATCCGCGATCTGCTCCTGCAGATGTTCATGGGCGAGAAGTTCGGCCGCGATCCGATCTGGGAAGGCCATCTGGCTAGTGAAATTTACGCAGCGGAAGTCGAAGTCGACGCGGTTCTCTACGAGACCTTCCTGCCTCTCGGCCGTGTTCTGAGCTTCGACGTGGGTCAAACGCTCATTTTCAATGTGGAACCAACCGATCCCATCACCATCAAATGCGGCAACGTGCCCCTGACGGAGGGTACACTCGGCCGAGTTGAGGATTCGATCGCGATTCGGGTCACGCGCGGCTTGCGGCGGCCAAAGATGACACTGGCGGCCTTCGAGCGCGCGATGCAGAAGGAAATGGAAAGCACATGA
- the flgG gene encoding flagellar basal-body rod protein FlgG, giving the protein MKALHIAATGMKAQELNVEVISNNVANMRTTGFKRQRADFQDLLYQNLRRMGTDTSAAGTIVPTGVQIGSGVKTAATARIMSQGNLQQTDKELDVAIRGEGFFQIQLPDGTTAYTRDGSFERDATGTLVTVDGYSVLPGIVIPQDARDVTISTEGAVQAIVGGAAQQLGQIQIARFVNKSGLEAIGDNLFLETEASGAAQVGNPDQDGYGNLQQGFLEMANVEAVSEIADLIAAQRAYEMNSRVIKAADDMYSTTTNIR; this is encoded by the coding sequence ATGAAGGCACTCCATATCGCCGCAACGGGCATGAAGGCCCAGGAACTCAACGTCGAAGTCATCTCGAACAACGTGGCCAACATGCGGACCACGGGCTTCAAGCGCCAGCGCGCGGACTTCCAGGATCTGCTGTACCAGAACCTGCGCCGCATGGGCACGGACACCTCGGCCGCCGGCACCATCGTGCCGACCGGCGTGCAGATCGGCTCCGGCGTGAAGACCGCCGCCACCGCCCGCATCATGAGCCAGGGCAACCTGCAGCAGACCGACAAGGAACTCGACGTCGCCATCCGCGGCGAAGGCTTCTTCCAGATCCAGCTGCCGGACGGTACCACCGCCTACACCCGCGACGGCTCCTTCGAGCGCGACGCCACCGGCACGCTGGTCACCGTCGATGGCTACTCGGTCCTGCCCGGCATCGTCATCCCGCAGGATGCCCGCGACGTGACCATCTCCACCGAGGGCGCGGTGCAGGCGATCGTCGGGGGAGCCGCGCAGCAGCTCGGCCAGATCCAGATCGCCCGCTTCGTCAACAAGTCCGGTCTGGAAGCCATCGGCGACAACCTGTTCCTCGAGACCGAGGCATCGGGTGCGGCCCAGGTCGGCAACCCGGACCAGGACGGCTACGGCAACCTGCAGCAGGGCTTCCTCGAGATGGCCAACGTGGAGGCCGTCTCGGAGATCGCCGACCTGATCGCCGCCCAGCGCGCCTACGAGATGAACTCGCGCGTCATCAAGGCGGCGGACGACATGTACTCCACCACCACCAACATCCGCTGA
- the flgF gene encoding flagellar basal-body rod protein FlgF, with product MENAQLINLSRQITLRRQMDVVANNIANLNTSGFKAKRMIFQEYVMPVAEASAFPRGDLRLSYVQDARTITNFLAGSIQLTGNPLDVAVDGEGWFAVQMEDGTEAFTRNGAFHLSNTGQLVTSEGRPVLTEGGPISFTREDGKISISDDGTISTELGTRGRLRLVAMNNPQNAIAIGNNLVTYENPDPVGRVRVIQGGLEGSNVQGVVEIADMIEITRKYESVTKMLKDTDDLSRQAIERLGSTQA from the coding sequence ATGGAAAACGCGCAGTTAATCAACCTGTCGCGTCAGATCACGCTGCGGCGCCAGATGGATGTGGTCGCGAACAACATCGCGAACCTCAACACCTCGGGCTTCAAGGCCAAGCGCATGATCTTTCAGGAGTATGTCATGCCTGTCGCGGAGGCGAGCGCCTTTCCGCGCGGCGACCTGCGGCTGTCCTATGTCCAGGATGCCCGCACGATCACCAATTTCCTCGCCGGCAGCATCCAGCTCACCGGCAATCCGCTGGACGTCGCGGTGGATGGCGAGGGCTGGTTTGCCGTCCAGATGGAGGATGGCACCGAAGCCTTCACCCGCAACGGCGCCTTCCACCTCAGCAACACCGGGCAGCTGGTGACCTCCGAAGGTCGCCCCGTGCTGACCGAAGGCGGCCCGATCAGCTTCACCCGCGAGGACGGCAAGATCTCCATCTCCGACGACGGCACGATCTCCACGGAGCTGGGCACGCGCGGCCGCCTGCGCCTTGTGGCCATGAACAACCCGCAGAACGCCATCGCCATCGGCAACAATCTCGTCACCTACGAAAATCCGGACCCTGTCGGCCGGGTCCGCGTGATCCAGGGCGGGCTGGAAGGCTCCAACGTCCAGGGCGTGGTCGAGATCGCCGACATGATCGAGATCACCCGCAAGTACGAGTCCGTCACCAAGATGCTCAAGGACACCGATGACCTGTCACGACAGGCCATCGAGCGCCTCGGCTCGACCCAGGCCTGA
- a CDS encoding MotE family protein — MTLRLLPIVGIAASALLGLKVLGLVLGHPTDVLPIQEAQAQSAPAGQTPPPPPATGAQPPAPGTEPAAPAGEAGQAAPAAGEAPAEAAPAGDAAANAEPPIPTEMEIGGSAAERAVLESLGQRRRALQDQEGQIDLREKLLQATEDRVQQRVDELKALEQKIQQAVEEKRKQEESEVAALVVMYENMKPKDAARIFDRLELEILLKVVRQMKPRKMADILAKMNPEAAEKLTVAIASGDTGQQASADAPAQLPKIGGN; from the coding sequence TTGACGCTCCGACTGCTTCCGATTGTCGGCATTGCAGCCAGCGCCCTGCTGGGGTTGAAGGTGCTCGGGCTCGTGCTCGGGCACCCGACCGATGTCTTGCCGATTCAGGAAGCACAGGCGCAATCGGCCCCGGCGGGCCAGACGCCGCCGCCGCCACCGGCCACAGGTGCGCAGCCTCCCGCCCCAGGGACTGAGCCTGCCGCGCCTGCCGGCGAGGCCGGGCAGGCGGCCCCTGCCGCCGGCGAAGCCCCCGCCGAGGCCGCGCCCGCTGGCGATGCCGCCGCCAATGCCGAGCCGCCCATCCCGACCGAAATGGAGATCGGCGGGTCTGCCGCCGAGCGCGCGGTGCTCGAAAGCCTCGGACAGCGCCGGCGCGCGCTGCAGGACCAGGAAGGGCAGATCGACCTGCGCGAGAAGCTGCTGCAGGCAACGGAAGACCGGGTCCAGCAGCGCGTCGACGAGCTGAAGGCTCTGGAGCAGAAGATCCAGCAGGCCGTCGAGGAGAAGCGCAAGCAGGAAGAGAGCGAAGTCGCCGCCCTTGTGGTCATGTACGAGAACATGAAGCCGAAGGATGCGGCCCGCATTTTCGACCGGCTGGAGCTTGAAATCCTGCTCAAGGTCGTGCGGCAGATGAAGCCGCGCAAGATGGCTGACATTCTGGCCAAGATGAACCCGGAAGCCGCCGAGAAGCTGACGGTGGCGATCGCCAGCGGCGATACCGGCCAGCAGGCCTCCGCCGACGCACCGGCGCAGCTGCCCAAGATCGGCGGAAACTGA